One segment of Anatilimnocola aggregata DNA contains the following:
- a CDS encoding DUF4340 domain-containing protein, whose amino-acid sequence MNEKTRTLIHVAIAGFIAVVVGIEIARTRPVDTTGDPTKTAFFPDFKDPLTAKSLEILKFDEKLAQMTPFKVADVKGRWAIPSRDNYPADAQDRLRDASLALIDLKPLDVASEIPEDHQEYGVIEPVKGKTKAGDEGVGTLITVQDTKGNDLFRLIVGKAASAEGDNLGGLRFVRKPGEDIVYVAKIDLTKLPTEFDQWIEKDLLKLNALDVAKVTLKDYNVLPSGNGRYSRFPRMDAVVSWNTEKGEWKLDELTRFSRNQPVADGLGEQEELNKQKLDDLKTALDDLKIVDVQRKPAGLDAELKLSPELMANREGLVSLQELGFYPVGRNAEENTLELASANGEVIIDMKDGVQYKLRFGNVASEVATADGTMNRHLFVSAQVAPDVLTPPKLEAEPAGPEPAPAEKPAPTDKPADPKGDEKKSGGGGDDPSSCQEEPKVDDKPAAKDPAAADDAGKPGPAPVVDPNKAEIERIRKENRRKMEDWEERKKKATGRVAELNARFSDWYYVISEDVYKKIHLSRADIVKETTGSKDEGFGIESFRKLETEGIKTIQPSPPPGGPGGPGGFPGGGFNPGGFNP is encoded by the coding sequence ATGAACGAAAAGACTCGCACTCTGATCCATGTGGCCATCGCTGGTTTCATTGCCGTGGTGGTCGGCATCGAGATCGCCCGCACGCGGCCAGTCGATACCACCGGCGATCCGACCAAGACGGCTTTCTTCCCCGACTTTAAAGATCCCCTCACGGCCAAAAGCCTGGAGATTTTGAAGTTCGACGAGAAGTTGGCGCAGATGACCCCCTTCAAAGTGGCCGATGTGAAAGGCCGCTGGGCGATTCCTTCGCGCGACAATTATCCCGCCGATGCTCAGGATCGCCTCCGCGATGCTTCGTTGGCGCTGATCGATCTGAAGCCCCTCGATGTTGCCAGCGAGATTCCTGAAGATCATCAGGAATATGGTGTCATCGAGCCGGTGAAGGGCAAAACGAAAGCGGGCGACGAAGGTGTGGGTACGCTCATCACCGTGCAAGACACCAAGGGGAACGACCTGTTCCGTTTGATCGTCGGCAAAGCAGCCAGCGCCGAAGGGGATAATCTTGGCGGCCTGCGCTTCGTGCGCAAACCGGGCGAAGACATTGTCTACGTCGCCAAGATCGATCTGACTAAACTGCCGACCGAGTTCGATCAATGGATCGAGAAGGATCTGCTCAAGCTCAACGCGCTCGATGTGGCCAAGGTCACACTCAAGGATTACAACGTGCTGCCCAGCGGCAACGGCCGGTATAGCCGCTTCCCGCGAATGGACGCTGTCGTCTCTTGGAACACCGAGAAGGGCGAATGGAAGCTCGACGAGCTCACTCGCTTCTCGCGCAATCAACCCGTGGCCGATGGCCTGGGCGAACAAGAAGAACTGAACAAGCAAAAGCTCGACGATCTGAAGACCGCGCTCGACGACCTGAAGATTGTCGATGTGCAACGAAAGCCTGCCGGTCTCGATGCTGAACTAAAACTCAGCCCCGAGTTGATGGCCAATCGCGAAGGGCTCGTCTCGCTGCAAGAGTTGGGCTTTTATCCGGTCGGTCGCAATGCCGAAGAAAACACGCTCGAACTCGCTTCGGCCAATGGCGAAGTCATCATCGACATGAAGGATGGCGTGCAATACAAGCTGCGGTTCGGTAACGTCGCCAGCGAAGTCGCCACGGCCGACGGCACGATGAATCGTCACCTGTTCGTCTCGGCTCAGGTCGCGCCGGACGTGCTGACTCCTCCCAAGCTCGAAGCTGAACCCGCTGGTCCCGAACCGGCCCCGGCCGAGAAGCCTGCCCCAACTGATAAGCCAGCTGACCCCAAGGGTGACGAGAAGAAGTCAGGTGGTGGCGGCGACGATCCGTCCAGCTGCCAGGAAGAGCCCAAGGTCGATGACAAGCCAGCGGCCAAAGACCCCGCAGCTGCCGACGATGCAGGCAAGCCCGGCCCAGCACCGGTGGTCGATCCGAACAAGGCCGAGATCGAGCGAATTCGCAAAGAGAATCGCCGCAAGATGGAAGATTGGGAAGAGCGGAAGAAGAAGGCCACGGGCCGCGTCGCCGAACTGAACGCCCGTTTTTCTGATTGGTATTATGTTATCTCGGAAGACGTCTATAAGAAGATCCATCTCAGCCGGGCCGACATCGTGAAAGAAACGACCGGCTCGAAGGACGAAGGTTTCGGCATCGAATCGTTCCGCAAGCTCGAGACCGAAGGCATCAAGACGATCCAGCCCAGCCCGCCTCCCGGTGGTCCAGGCGGCCCTGGTGGTTTCCCCGGCGGCGGATTCAATCCCGGTGGCTTCAACCCTTAA
- a CDS encoding RidA family protein, with protein sequence MTTNYLNPKELCPTFGWTHVAVTSGQRTIYISGQVAVDAQGQVVGKGDMRAQAEQAFRNVQIALTAAGATFADVVKTSLFVVGLKPEHVPAIREVRARYVSATTPPTSTLVGVSALVGTEWLIEIEAVAVLPE encoded by the coding sequence ATGACGACGAACTATCTCAATCCCAAAGAGCTCTGCCCCACGTTTGGCTGGACTCATGTGGCGGTGACGAGCGGGCAGCGGACGATCTACATTTCGGGCCAGGTGGCCGTCGATGCCCAGGGGCAGGTCGTGGGCAAAGGAGACATGCGAGCCCAGGCCGAGCAGGCCTTTCGCAATGTGCAGATTGCCCTCACCGCAGCTGGAGCGACATTCGCGGACGTGGTAAAGACCAGTCTGTTCGTCGTTGGACTCAAGCCCGAACACGTCCCCGCCATTCGCGAAGTTCGGGCCCGCTATGTCTCCGCCACGACTCCACCCACCAGCACGCTCGTGGGCGTGAGTGCGCTGGTCGGCACCGAGTGGCTAATCGAAATTGAAGCGGTCGCGGTCCTGCCGGAGTAA
- the acs gene encoding acetate--CoA ligase, which yields MSGGQIDSVMQEDRQFPPSAEFQAQASIGSLAAYEKLYDESIQNPEKFWGDFAEKELHWFKPYDKVLDWQPPFAQWFVGGQTNISYNCLDKHLTTWRKNKAAIIWEGEPGEQRTITYSQLHREVCKFASALKGLGLNKGDVATIYMPMVPELAIAMLACARIGVVHSVVFGGFSAEAIADRNNDAKAKVVITADGGWRRGKLLPLKETVDVALDKSPTVEHCVVLKRAGNNPPMKSWRDRWWHDLVETASADCPAEPLDSEHPLFILYTSGSTGKPKGIRHTTAGYNLYVKKTFEWVFDHRDEDVYWCTADCGWVTGHSYIVYGPLAAGATTVMYEGAPNWPQEDRFWDIIERHRVTILYTAPTAIRAFIKWGDHHVDKHDLSSLRLLGSVGEGINPEAWMWYYNKIGGGRCPIVDTWWQTETGGIMMSPLPGAIATKPGSCTKPMPGIVPAILDENLHEVGKNQGGMLCISQPWPGMLRGLWGDDDRYVQQYWTKVPGKYLTGDNSRQDSDGYYWIMGRIDDVINVSGHRLSTIEVESALVSHPNVAEAAAVGRPDELKGQSVVVFVTLKSGEANDALKQAMKQHVRKEIGALAVPDDIRFTNSLPKTRSGKIMRRLLRDIAAGKESVQDTSTLEDYTVLAKIRGDEE from the coding sequence ATGAGTGGTGGTCAGATCGATTCGGTAATGCAGGAAGATCGGCAGTTTCCTCCTAGTGCAGAGTTTCAGGCCCAGGCCAGCATCGGCTCGCTCGCCGCGTACGAAAAGCTCTATGACGAGTCCATCCAGAATCCCGAGAAGTTCTGGGGCGATTTCGCCGAGAAGGAACTTCACTGGTTCAAGCCCTATGACAAGGTGCTCGATTGGCAGCCGCCGTTTGCCCAGTGGTTCGTCGGCGGGCAAACCAACATCAGCTACAACTGCCTCGATAAGCACCTGACCACCTGGCGCAAAAACAAAGCTGCCATCATTTGGGAAGGTGAACCAGGCGAACAGAGGACAATCACCTATTCGCAGCTGCATCGCGAAGTCTGCAAGTTCGCCAGCGCGCTCAAGGGGCTGGGGCTGAACAAGGGGGACGTTGCGACCATCTACATGCCGATGGTTCCCGAACTGGCAATCGCCATGCTCGCCTGCGCACGGATTGGCGTGGTCCATAGCGTCGTGTTCGGCGGCTTCTCGGCCGAAGCGATTGCCGATCGTAACAACGACGCGAAAGCCAAGGTCGTCATCACCGCCGATGGCGGCTGGCGGCGCGGCAAGTTGCTGCCGCTGAAGGAGACGGTCGACGTCGCACTCGATAAATCACCCACGGTCGAACACTGTGTGGTCCTCAAGCGAGCCGGCAACAATCCACCAATGAAGTCGTGGCGCGATCGCTGGTGGCACGACCTGGTCGAAACAGCTTCGGCCGACTGCCCCGCCGAGCCTCTTGATAGTGAACATCCGCTGTTCATCCTCTACACCAGCGGCTCGACCGGCAAACCCAAGGGGATTCGCCACACCACGGCCGGTTACAACCTGTATGTGAAAAAGACCTTCGAATGGGTCTTCGATCATCGCGACGAAGACGTCTATTGGTGTACGGCCGACTGCGGCTGGGTGACCGGTCACAGCTACATCGTGTATGGTCCGCTGGCCGCTGGTGCGACCACGGTCATGTATGAAGGGGCTCCGAACTGGCCCCAAGAAGATCGCTTTTGGGACATCATCGAGCGCCATCGTGTGACGATTCTCTACACCGCGCCAACGGCGATTCGCGCTTTCATCAAGTGGGGCGATCACCACGTCGATAAGCACGACCTGAGCAGCCTGCGATTGCTCGGCAGCGTGGGCGAAGGGATCAATCCCGAAGCGTGGATGTGGTACTACAACAAGATTGGTGGCGGCCGCTGCCCGATTGTCGATACGTGGTGGCAGACCGAAACGGGCGGCATCATGATGTCTCCCCTGCCCGGCGCCATCGCCACGAAGCCTGGCAGTTGCACCAAACCAATGCCGGGCATTGTCCCAGCCATACTCGACGAGAATCTGCACGAGGTCGGCAAGAACCAGGGTGGCATGCTTTGCATCAGTCAGCCTTGGCCGGGCATGCTTCGCGGCCTGTGGGGCGACGACGATCGCTACGTGCAGCAATACTGGACGAAGGTGCCCGGCAAATATCTGACTGGCGACAACAGCCGGCAAGATAGCGACGGCTACTACTGGATCATGGGCCGTATCGACGACGTGATTAACGTCAGCGGGCACCGCCTCAGCACCATCGAGGTCGAGAGCGCGCTCGTCAGTCACCCTAACGTGGCTGAAGCAGCGGCTGTCGGTCGCCCCGATGAACTGAAGGGGCAATCGGTCGTCGTGTTCGTCACGCTCAAGAGTGGCGAGGCCAACGACGCCCTGAAGCAGGCCATGAAGCAGCACGTGCGCAAAGAAATCGGCGCGCTGGCTGTCCCGGACGATATTCGCTTCACCAATTCGTTGCCAAAGACTCGCAGCGGCAAGATCATGCGCCGCCTGCTTCGCGACATTGCCGCCGGCAAAGAATCGGTGCAAGACACCAGCACGCTTGAAGATTACACCGTGCTGGCGAAGATCCGCGGGGATGAGGAGTAA
- a CDS encoding CPBP family intramembrane glutamic endopeptidase: protein MTEAVSSPHPNAWTKLPRWQLLTIMVGFPLAYWINGLMPWCYGLFVKRDHSFFIPFGLSVCLLHWASLLAALYFLRQAGGRPSDLGFHMRVGGMVALVVTVVVVGGLLIAVRRAWPIFEAPPNDVRFYYPFTLAERCFFIFMALSAGICEEIVYRGFAISALQGRGWRTWQAVVLSTLSFVFIHGIASIFMFPFLFLAGLLYAGIFLWRKDLTLAIWLHALFDVMAVMAI, encoded by the coding sequence GTGACCGAAGCTGTATCCAGTCCACACCCAAACGCGTGGACGAAACTGCCTCGGTGGCAATTGCTCACCATCATGGTGGGCTTCCCATTGGCGTACTGGATCAATGGCCTGATGCCATGGTGCTACGGTCTGTTTGTGAAGCGCGACCACAGCTTCTTCATTCCGTTTGGCTTGTCGGTGTGCCTGCTTCACTGGGCTTCGCTACTGGCGGCATTGTATTTTCTCAGGCAGGCCGGCGGCCGACCGAGTGATCTCGGCTTCCACATGCGGGTGGGGGGCATGGTGGCGCTGGTCGTGACGGTAGTTGTCGTCGGTGGCTTGCTGATTGCCGTGCGTCGCGCCTGGCCGATTTTCGAAGCGCCGCCGAACGATGTCAGGTTCTACTATCCGTTCACGCTGGCCGAGCGATGTTTCTTCATTTTCATGGCCTTGTCGGCGGGAATCTGCGAAGAGATCGTCTACCGCGGCTTCGCCATCTCAGCCCTCCAAGGGCGCGGTTGGCGAACTTGGCAAGCGGTCGTTCTGTCCACGCTCTCGTTCGTTTTCATTCATGGCATTGCTTCCATTTTCATGTTTCCGTTTTTGTTCCTAGCGGGACTGCTGTATGCCGGCATCTTTCTCTGGCGAAAAGATTTGACCTTGGCCATCTGGCTGCACGCCCTGTTTGACGTAATGGCAGTCATGGCCATCTAG
- a CDS encoding 3-keto-disaccharide hydrolase, with protein MRLRLLAAAFFASFTLAAGAMWIDEYKSGIIWPMPPIVDAQPDKAPSDAIVLFDGTNLDAFNGGDKWEIADGAATAKGGGLTTKEKFGDCQIHVEFATPAEVKGKGQGRGNSGIYLMGRYEVQVLDSYENETYFDGQCGSVYKQQPPMVNASRKPGEWQTMDIIFTAPKFNDDGSVASPAYVTVLHNGVLLHNHFELHGGTSYVEAPKYKKHADKEALNIQFHGNPVRFRNIWLRENIHPLVGQPPTAKEEKKDDEPKGEEKKPEDKKSEDKK; from the coding sequence ATGAGACTTCGACTTTTGGCTGCTGCGTTCTTCGCTTCCTTCACCCTCGCTGCCGGTGCCATGTGGATCGACGAATACAAGAGTGGCATCATTTGGCCGATGCCGCCGATTGTCGATGCGCAGCCCGATAAAGCGCCCAGCGACGCCATCGTGCTGTTCGATGGCACGAATCTCGACGCGTTCAATGGCGGCGATAAGTGGGAAATCGCCGATGGTGCTGCGACGGCGAAAGGTGGCGGCCTAACCACCAAGGAGAAGTTCGGCGACTGCCAGATTCACGTCGAGTTTGCCACGCCGGCCGAAGTGAAGGGCAAGGGGCAAGGCCGCGGCAACAGCGGCATTTATCTGATGGGCCGCTACGAAGTGCAAGTGCTCGATTCGTACGAAAACGAAACCTATTTCGACGGCCAGTGCGGCAGCGTCTACAAGCAACAACCGCCGATGGTCAACGCCAGTCGCAAGCCAGGTGAATGGCAGACGATGGACATCATCTTCACCGCTCCCAAGTTCAACGACGACGGCAGCGTCGCTTCGCCCGCCTATGTGACCGTGCTGCATAACGGCGTCTTGTTGCACAACCATTTCGAACTTCACGGCGGGACGTCCTACGTCGAAGCGCCCAAGTATAAGAAACACGCCGACAAGGAAGCGCTGAACATTCAATTCCACGGCAACCCTGTCCGCTTCCGCAATATCTGGCTGCGCGAAAACATTCACCCGCTCGTCGGCCAGCCACCAACGGCGAAGGAAGAAAAGAAGGACGACGAACCCAAGGGGGAAGAGAAGAAGCCGGAAGACAAAAAATCGGAAGACAAGAAGTAA
- a CDS encoding DUF433 domain-containing protein, giving the protein METISPFVQSDPELLGGTPVFRGTRVPVRALLDYLAAGSTVDEFLDHFPTVTREQANGSLGQAMDLLVSHAHSG; this is encoded by the coding sequence ATGGAAACAATCTCCCCGTTCGTTCAGAGCGATCCGGAGCTCCTTGGTGGCACACCAGTTTTCCGTGGCACTCGTGTTCCTGTGCGCGCGCTGCTCGATTACCTGGCCGCTGGCTCCACCGTGGACGAGTTTCTCGATCATTTCCCAACCGTAACTCGCGAGCAGGCAAACGGCTCGCTGGGTCAAGCTATGGATTTGCTGGTGTCGCATGCGCATTCTGGTTGA
- a CDS encoding ArnT family glycosyltransferase produces the protein MKAPSTFTWHLTVVVSLAAILLLTNLGGPRLWDDDESRNAGCAVEMLLRGDWIVPIFNAELRAHKPVLTYWCMIVAYKLGGVNEFTARLPSAIAAMGTLILTYCIGRRLFNARTGLWSAIALGCSITFCMTGRAATPDSILVFTCTLAIALFVFGTFARRTVTNTETGEIDDQLGPLQRYKGHWFPQRTILVVMLYAAMGLAVLAKGPVGLVLPTAVIGMFLLIQRLAPMKEDVDQDDEAGEIRQMMVPLWLQNAARPFGPFHFLRTCWYMWPITAIVMTLLIAGPWYAAVGLQTEGNFISEFFGTHYLKRATTALEGHKGFPGFYPVMLIAGFFPFSVFALPVVVETWHRIARKDPWQPGYLLAVCWICVYIGIFSIARTKLVNYIAPCFPAAALLVGAFIDRWLADKLLVARWWPAVAFAALALVGVGMLIGGYAVGDKLLPGEQQLGLIGILPIAAGLIAIGRNLFNFDRRWTAGFVTVCCVAMTTLVFALAAQRVDAHRQDQQLVTAIFAREAKPKLASFRILEPSWVYYAKQPILELPKVDPAANQATKQNQVFAKMNDNKQAVRFLSKDPAAYMITTREQFEVLQPHLPADVTVIAEQPLFLKDKKLVVLGRQKANVVAQTPAVKEKR, from the coding sequence TTGAAGGCGCCTTCGACATTCACGTGGCACCTGACTGTAGTGGTCAGCCTGGCTGCGATACTGTTGCTCACCAACCTGGGCGGGCCGCGACTGTGGGACGACGACGAGTCTCGTAACGCCGGTTGCGCGGTCGAAATGTTGCTGCGCGGCGATTGGATCGTACCGATCTTCAATGCCGAACTGCGCGCGCATAAGCCCGTACTCACCTATTGGTGCATGATCGTCGCCTACAAGCTGGGCGGCGTAAACGAATTCACGGCGCGGCTGCCATCGGCAATTGCGGCCATGGGGACGCTGATTCTGACCTACTGCATTGGTCGCCGCTTGTTCAATGCGCGCACGGGTCTTTGGTCGGCCATTGCGCTCGGTTGCAGTATTACGTTTTGCATGACAGGCCGGGCCGCGACGCCCGATAGCATTTTGGTCTTCACTTGCACGTTGGCGATTGCGCTGTTTGTGTTTGGCACCTTTGCACGACGCACGGTGACGAACACGGAGACGGGCGAGATCGACGATCAACTAGGGCCGCTGCAACGCTACAAAGGACATTGGTTTCCTCAGCGGACCATCCTGGTGGTGATGTTATACGCCGCTATGGGTTTGGCCGTGCTCGCCAAGGGTCCGGTCGGCTTGGTGCTACCCACTGCAGTCATCGGCATGTTCCTGCTCATTCAGCGCTTGGCGCCGATGAAAGAAGACGTCGACCAGGATGACGAAGCGGGCGAAATCCGCCAAATGATGGTCCCCCTCTGGCTACAGAATGCCGCGCGCCCCTTCGGCCCGTTCCACTTCCTGCGCACCTGCTGGTACATGTGGCCGATCACGGCGATTGTGATGACGCTGCTGATCGCTGGACCTTGGTATGCGGCCGTCGGGTTGCAAACCGAAGGCAATTTCATCAGCGAGTTTTTCGGCACACACTATCTCAAACGGGCAACCACGGCCCTCGAGGGACACAAAGGCTTTCCAGGCTTTTATCCAGTAATGTTGATCGCCGGGTTCTTTCCCTTCTCGGTGTTCGCGTTGCCTGTGGTGGTGGAAACCTGGCATCGCATCGCCCGCAAAGATCCCTGGCAGCCGGGTTATCTATTGGCCGTTTGCTGGATCTGCGTTTACATCGGCATCTTCAGCATCGCCCGAACCAAGCTTGTCAATTACATCGCCCCCTGCTTCCCTGCGGCAGCGCTGTTGGTCGGTGCCTTTATCGATCGTTGGCTGGCCGATAAGTTGCTCGTCGCTCGCTGGTGGCCCGCTGTGGCTTTTGCAGCGCTCGCGCTGGTTGGCGTAGGAATGCTGATCGGCGGCTACGCCGTTGGCGATAAATTGCTTCCAGGCGAACAACAGCTGGGGCTCATTGGCATTTTGCCGATTGCTGCGGGATTGATTGCCATTGGGCGAAACCTGTTCAACTTCGATCGCCGCTGGACGGCGGGCTTCGTTACTGTTTGCTGCGTGGCGATGACGACGCTCGTCTTTGCCCTCGCCGCTCAGCGAGTGGATGCCCATCGCCAAGATCAGCAACTCGTCACGGCGATCTTCGCCCGTGAAGCCAAGCCCAAGCTGGCCTCGTTCCGCATTCTCGAGCCCAGCTGGGTCTATTATGCGAAGCAGCCGATTCTGGAATTGCCCAAGGTCGACCCAGCTGCGAACCAGGCCACCAAGCAGAATCAAGTTTTCGCGAAGATGAACGACAATAAGCAGGCCGTGCGATTCCTCAGCAAGGATCCCGCTGCGTATATGATCACCACGCGTGAGCAGTTTGAAGTGTTGCAGCCTCACCTGCCTGCCGACGTGACTGTCATTGCCGAACAGCCGCTGTTCCTCAAGGACAAAAAGCTCGTCGTCCTCGGGCGGCAAAAGGCCAATGTGGTTGCGCAAACCCCAGCGGTGAAAGAGAAGCGGTAG
- a CDS encoding NRAMP family divalent metal transporter, translated as MSSPISPDDHRSTMFENPPQTITGILSRLGPGLIIAGSIVGSGELIATTKTGAEAGFWLLWLILIGCVIKVFVQVELGRDTIIRGKSTMDALGEVPGPRIAGRGNWLIWYYLIMFLASAAQLGGIAGAVGQALAISMPLTEQGQKFNQIANAETEFKTASAELAALTKPGSTFVADPARVDALDTRIASLTETLTKLGPKPPTNYDPQYWATVIAVVTSILLVVGKYKLIEWSTTTMVAAFTLTTVGTVIALQFTDFWAIRFSDIVDGLSFRLPPATQSGSQHALATALATFGIIGVGASELVSYPYWCLEKGYARYTGPRDNSPEWAERARGWLTVLRWDCWCSMVIYTLATVAFYLLGAAILGRVGLNPGGFELVRTLTAMYEPVFGRFAQSLFLVGAFAVLFSTFFVANAGHARVLTDVARVMSFGIKSEADAKRSIRIMSGILPFVCLAIYLCVPEEPQQLVLLSGMVQAFMLPMLAFAALYFRYARGDDRLRPGKVWDAFLWISTAGMFVAAGCLVFKSTNDFIKKQQAKPAIEKVEAVDLDSRAT; from the coding sequence ATGTCTTCTCCCATTTCGCCCGACGACCATCGTTCCACGATGTTCGAGAATCCGCCGCAGACCATCACGGGCATCCTCAGCCGGTTGGGCCCCGGGTTAATCATCGCCGGCTCGATCGTAGGTTCCGGCGAACTGATTGCCACGACCAAAACCGGAGCCGAGGCGGGCTTCTGGCTTCTTTGGCTCATTCTCATTGGCTGTGTCATCAAGGTCTTTGTGCAGGTCGAACTTGGTCGCGATACGATCATTCGCGGCAAGAGCACGATGGATGCCCTGGGCGAAGTCCCCGGTCCCCGTATAGCCGGCCGCGGCAATTGGCTCATCTGGTACTACCTGATCATGTTCCTCGCCTCCGCCGCTCAGTTGGGCGGAATTGCCGGCGCGGTGGGTCAGGCCTTGGCCATTAGCATGCCGCTGACAGAACAAGGACAAAAGTTCAATCAAATCGCGAATGCCGAAACCGAATTCAAGACCGCGTCTGCCGAGCTGGCGGCCCTCACCAAGCCGGGCTCTACGTTTGTCGCTGATCCCGCGCGGGTCGACGCGCTGGACACTCGAATCGCCTCGCTAACCGAGACGCTCACCAAGTTGGGACCGAAGCCCCCGACAAACTACGACCCGCAGTATTGGGCGACCGTGATCGCTGTCGTGACCTCCATTTTGCTCGTAGTTGGCAAGTACAAACTGATCGAATGGTCGACGACTACAATGGTTGCCGCCTTCACGCTCACGACGGTTGGCACCGTCATCGCCCTGCAGTTCACCGACTTCTGGGCGATTCGCTTCAGCGATATTGTCGACGGCCTGTCGTTCCGCCTGCCGCCAGCCACTCAGAGCGGCAGTCAACATGCCCTCGCCACCGCCTTGGCCACATTCGGCATCATCGGTGTCGGTGCGTCGGAATTGGTCTCCTATCCTTACTGGTGTTTAGAGAAGGGCTACGCCCGCTACACCGGCCCGCGCGACAACAGCCCCGAATGGGCCGAACGGGCCCGTGGCTGGCTCACCGTGCTTCGCTGGGACTGCTGGTGCTCGATGGTCATCTATACGTTGGCCACGGTGGCCTTTTATCTGCTGGGCGCGGCAATTCTCGGCCGCGTCGGTTTGAATCCCGGTGGCTTCGAACTTGTCCGCACGCTCACGGCAATGTACGAACCGGTCTTCGGCAGATTCGCCCAGTCGCTCTTTCTGGTCGGTGCCTTTGCGGTGTTGTTTTCGACATTCTTTGTCGCCAATGCCGGCCATGCACGCGTGTTGACCGATGTCGCTCGCGTGATGAGCTTTGGCATCAAAAGCGAAGCTGACGCCAAGCGCTCGATCCGCATCATGAGCGGAATTCTGCCCTTCGTCTGCCTGGCGATCTATCTGTGCGTTCCCGAAGAGCCGCAGCAGTTGGTGCTCTTGAGCGGCATGGTACAGGCGTTCATGCTCCCCATGCTCGCCTTTGCCGCACTCTACTTCCGCTATGCTCGTGGCGACGACCGCCTCCGTCCCGGCAAGGTCTGGGATGCTTTCCTCTGGATCTCGACAGCGGGCATGTTCGTCGCTGCCGGCTGTCTCGTCTTCAAGTCGACGAACGACTTCATCAAGAAGCAACAAGCGAAGCCGGCCATAGAAAAAGTCGAAGCAGTGGATCTCGATTCGAGGGCGACATGA
- a CDS encoding threonine synthase gives MTRYVSHLEGAIDGARLPADELQTLHQDRPILVRYDLAAVCQALTKAKLRERPETMWRYRELLPYADEHNIVSLGERMSPLLACPRLGKQLGLANLWVKDESQLPTGSFKSRGLAMAITMARQFGVTRVALPTAGNAGGAAAAYAARAGMECYVFMPEDTPVINQYECALAGAKTYLVNGLINDCGRLVREGKTAMNWFDLSTLKEPYRIEGKKTMGLELAEQLDWQLPDVILYPTGGGTGLIGMWKAFQELQTLGWLASSKMPRMVSVQSTGCAPIVRAFDKGERFADAFPNAQTAASGIRVPVAVGDFLILDAVRQSQGTAIAVDEAQINGWMRRAVAAEGIAICPEAAACVGAAELLRASGWLREDERAVIFNTGAAQKYVEAIATQLPRLDKNQPVDWTAI, from the coding sequence ATGACCCGCTATGTCTCGCACTTGGAAGGTGCCATCGACGGAGCCCGCTTGCCCGCCGATGAACTGCAAACACTCCACCAAGATCGTCCGATTCTGGTTCGCTACGATCTCGCTGCCGTTTGCCAAGCGCTGACCAAAGCGAAGCTGCGCGAGCGACCCGAGACGATGTGGCGCTATCGCGAACTGCTCCCCTACGCCGATGAGCACAACATTGTCTCGCTGGGCGAGCGGATGTCGCCCCTCCTCGCTTGCCCGCGACTCGGCAAGCAACTGGGACTTGCGAATCTCTGGGTCAAAGACGAGTCGCAATTACCGACCGGTAGTTTCAAAAGCCGCGGACTGGCGATGGCGATCACCATGGCCAGGCAGTTCGGCGTCACGCGAGTTGCCCTGCCAACGGCCGGCAATGCTGGCGGAGCAGCGGCCGCGTACGCCGCCCGCGCGGGAATGGAATGCTACGTCTTCATGCCCGAGGATACACCCGTCATCAACCAGTACGAATGCGCCCTGGCCGGCGCGAAGACTTATCTGGTGAACGGGCTGATCAACGATTGCGGCCGGCTGGTGCGTGAAGGGAAGACTGCCATGAACTGGTTCGATCTCTCGACCCTTAAGGAGCCGTACCGCATCGAAGGGAAGAAGACGATGGGGCTCGAACTGGCTGAGCAACTCGACTGGCAACTACCCGACGTCATCTTGTATCCCACCGGCGGCGGTACCGGCCTCATCGGCATGTGGAAAGCCTTTCAAGAACTGCAAACGCTCGGCTGGCTCGCCAGTTCGAAAATGCCCCGCATGGTCAGTGTGCAATCCACGGGCTGTGCGCCGATCGTCCGCGCATTTGACAAGGGAGAACGGTTCGCCGACGCATTCCCCAACGCCCAAACGGCTGCCAGTGGCATTCGCGTGCCCGTCGCCGTCGGCGACTTCCTGATTCTTGACGCCGTGCGGCAAAGCCAGGGCACCGCCATCGCGGTCGACGAAGCTCAGATCAACGGCTGGATGCGGCGGGCTGTTGCGGCTGAAGGAATCGCCATCTGTCCCGAAGCGGCTGCCTGCGTAGGTGCGGCAGAACTACTCCGTGCTTCCGGTTGGCTTCGCGAAGATGAACGGGCCGTGATCTTCAATACCGGCGCGGCGCAAAAATACGTTGAAGCAATCGCCACTCAGTTGCCCAGGCTCGACAAAAATCAGCCTGTCGATTGGACCGCGATCTAA